The window CCGCACGCCGCGATCGTCCCATTCCCGGCCGGCGCCCCGCCGAGCCGGCTGACCAGCGAACGCCGCACCCGCCGGACCAGACCTGTCCGAACCACTCCACGGCACACCGCGCCGCGCACGCCACGCCGAAACCGCGTGGCGCCGCACGCGGCATTTCCAACGTGAAATCAAACCGGTTCCCGCCGCACCCGCCCGCCGCTTTGTTGGCCGAGTCGGCGGGCGAGTCGGCTGGATTCCGGCCGGCCGTCCACGCCGCGCCAAGAGCGCTCAGCCCACCATCCGATATCTCGGTTGACCATTGGATTGATCGGGTCAGCAAGATCCGACCTGTATGATGGGACTTCCCGCAACGTCGCACTAATGTCAGGGGCGGTTTGTGCGAGAGATTGTCGTGTTCAGCGGAAGTGCACATCGGCAGCTGGCGGAGGAGGTGTGCCGACACCTCAAGACGCCATTGTCGCCGGTTCGCATCGACCGTTTCGCCAACGACTGCCTGGAGGTGCAGCTGCAGGCGAACTGCCGCGAACGGGACATCTACATCATCCAGCCACTCGTGAAGCCCGTCCAGGAGAACCTGGTCGAACTACTGCTCATGATCGATGCGGCGAAGGGGGCGTCCGCGGCGCGTACCACGGTCGTGATGCCGCACTATTCGTATGCCCGGTCGGACAAGAAGGACGCGCCACGGATCTCCATCGGCGGTCGGCTCGTCGCCGACCTGCTGGCCACCGCCGGCGCCAGCCGGATCCTCGCGATGACCCTGCACTCACCCCAGGTCCACGGCTTCTTCAGCGTCCCCGTCGACCACCTGCACGCGCTGCGGGAGCTGGCGGAGCACTTCCGTCAGTACGACCTGTCGAACACCACCGTGGTCTCCCCCGACCTCGGCAACGCCAAGGAGGCGGCGAGCTTCGCCCGGCGGCTCGGAGTCCCGGTCGCGGCCGGCGCGAAGCAGCGGTTCGCCGACGACCGGGTCGCCATCAGCGCGGTCATCGGCGACGTCGCCGGTCGCGACATCATCATCCTCGACGACGAGATCGCCAAGGGCAGCACAGTCCTCGAACTGCTCAACAAGCTCCGCGACATCGGTGTCGGCTCCATCCGCGTGGCCTGCACCCACGGTCTGTTCGCCGGCGGCGCGCTCAAGCGAATCGGTGACCAGCCCGACGTCCTCGAGATCGTCTGCACCAACACCGTGCCGATCCTGCCGGAGGAGCGGGTCTCCAAGCTGGAGATCCTGTCCATCGCGCCCGCGCTGGCCGAGGCCATGCGACGCATTCACAACGGCGAGTCGGTCAGTTCACTGTTCGACTGAGCTGGCAGGTAGCCACCCCAGGCCGCCGGCCGACCCGCCGTCGGCGGCGGCGCCGCGAACGCCCCGGTTTGGCGGCTTCGCACCCGGGCAGAGCCGCGACGTGAACGATCGTTGGTACCAGCAGGCAGTGATCTACTGCGTCGACGTCGAGACCTTCCAGGACAGCGACGGGGACGGTACCGGCGACCTGCCCGGACTGATCAGCCGGCTGGACTACCTGTCCCGCCTCGGTGTGACCTGCCTGTGGCTCAACCCGATCCACCCCACCCCGAACCGCGACGACGGCTACGACATCACTGACTACTACGGCGTCGACCCCCGGCTGGGCAGCCCCGGCGACCTCGCCCAGCTGATCCACCAGGCCGGCAACCTCGGCATCCGGGTCATCATCGATCTCGTCGTCAACCACACCTCCGACGAGCATCCGTGGTTCGCGCAGGCCCGCGCCGACCGCGCGTCGCCGTTGCGTGACTGGTACGTGTGGTCGGACGACGCCCCGCCCGACCGGCACCAGGGCATGGTGTTCCCTGGGGTGCAGAAGGAGACCTGGACCTACGACCGGCACTCCGGGTCGTACTACTACCACCGCTTCTACGACTTCGAGCCCGACCTCAACAGCGGTAATCCGGCCGTCCGCGCCGAGATCAAGAAGATCGTCGCCTTCTGGCTTCAGCTCGGGGTCGCCGGCTTCCGGATGGACGCCGCGCCGTTCGTCATCGAGGAGACCAAGCCCGGGGAACCCTCTCCCCCGCTCGACTACCCGATGCTCTCCGAGCTGTACCGGCATATCTCCTGGCGGCGCGGCGACGCCGTCGTCCTGGCCGAGGCGAACGTGCCCGACAAGGAGATCGGCCGGTTCTTCGGCGACGGCGAGTCCGCCGACCGGCTGCCCATGATCTTCGCGTTCGGCCTGAACCAGGCGACCATGCTCGCGCTCGCCCGCCAGGACGCCCGCCCGCTGCGGAACGCTCTCGCGGACCTCCCCGTGCCGCCGGCCGGCGGCCAGTGGTGCACGTTCCTGCGCAACCACGACGAGATCGACCTGGGC of the Pseudofrankia saprophytica genome contains:
- a CDS encoding ribose-phosphate diphosphokinase, with translation MREIVVFSGSAHRQLAEEVCRHLKTPLSPVRIDRFANDCLEVQLQANCRERDIYIIQPLVKPVQENLVELLLMIDAAKGASAARTTVVMPHYSYARSDKKDAPRISIGGRLVADLLATAGASRILAMTLHSPQVHGFFSVPVDHLHALRELAEHFRQYDLSNTTVVSPDLGNAKEAASFARRLGVPVAAGAKQRFADDRVAISAVIGDVAGRDIIILDDEIAKGSTVLELLNKLRDIGVGSIRVACTHGLFAGGALKRIGDQPDVLEIVCTNTVPILPEERVSKLEILSIAPALAEAMRRIHNGESVSSLFD
- a CDS encoding alpha-amylase family protein, producing MNDRWYQQAVIYCVDVETFQDSDGDGTGDLPGLISRLDYLSRLGVTCLWLNPIHPTPNRDDGYDITDYYGVDPRLGSPGDLAQLIHQAGNLGIRVIIDLVVNHTSDEHPWFAQARADRASPLRDWYVWSDDAPPDRHQGMVFPGVQKETWTYDRHSGSYYYHRFYDFEPDLNSGNPAVRAEIKKIVAFWLQLGVAGFRMDAAPFVIEETKPGEPSPPLDYPMLSELYRHISWRRGDAVVLAEANVPDKEIGRFFGDGESADRLPMIFAFGLNQATMLALARQDARPLRNALADLPVPPAGGQWCTFLRNHDEIDLGRLRDTERAEVFDAFGPDENMQLYGRGIRRRLAPMLGGDRARIELAYSLQFTMPGTPVLRYGEEIGMGDDLDLPERNAIRTPMQWSAASGGGFSSAPPDALVRPVVSDKEFGYQTVNVARQRLEPDSLLSWFERMIRAARECPETGLGRWQVLPVRARSVLAVRFDADSGTVLFTHNLADKPVTVDIGRQPGQDEEPVELFADHDYAPPGRDLNGLELGRYGYRWFRLARHG